A genomic segment from Chitinophaga niabensis encodes:
- a CDS encoding DoxX family protein gives MKKLLSARFSNGQVNLTLLILRVGFGAMVMLRHGWPKLKGFSTYASQFADPFGIGKTASLGLTVFAEFFCGALLVLGLLTRLATVPLIICFSVIVFMIHKADGMEKQEFPILFLLAFVAILISGPGKYSIDGAIGN, from the coding sequence ATGAAAAAACTCTTATCTGCCCGTTTCAGTAATGGCCAAGTTAATTTAACACTGCTGATCCTGCGTGTTGGTTTTGGTGCGATGGTAATGCTTCGTCATGGCTGGCCTAAGTTAAAAGGGTTTTCCACCTATGCCAGCCAGTTCGCTGATCCGTTCGGCATTGGTAAAACCGCTTCACTGGGATTAACGGTATTTGCGGAATTCTTCTGCGGGGCCTTGCTGGTGCTTGGTTTGCTGACACGCCTTGCTACCGTTCCTTTGATCATTTGTTTTAGTGTGATCGTTTTCATGATCCATAAAGCAGATGGTATGGAGAAACAGGAGTTTCCCATTCTTTTCCTGTTAGCCTTTGTTGCCATCCTGATCTCAGGCCCTGGTAAGTATTCTATAGACGGAGCGATCGGTAACTAA
- a CDS encoding acyl-CoA thioesterase, translated as MYSTTIDIRVRYGETDQMGYLYYGNYALYYEVGRTDAIRQLGFTYKELEDQGVIMPVAELQVKYLRPAYYDDVITVKTTLKELTTNHKIQFHSELYNQKGELLNVGVTTLAIIDAKNNTRMTLPEVMREKLAVYF; from the coding sequence ATGTACAGTACTACGATAGATATTCGCGTTCGTTATGGCGAAACAGACCAGATGGGTTATCTCTACTACGGAAATTATGCATTGTATTATGAAGTAGGCCGTACCGATGCTATCCGCCAGCTGGGCTTTACTTATAAAGAACTGGAAGATCAGGGTGTGATCATGCCGGTAGCGGAATTGCAGGTGAAGTACCTGCGCCCTGCTTATTATGATGATGTGATCACAGTGAAAACCACCCTGAAAGAATTAACAACCAATCATAAGATCCAGTTCCACTCAGAGTTATATAATCAGAAGGGAGAGTTGTTGAATGTGGGCGTTACAACACTGGCCATCATCGATGCCAAAAACAACACGCGCATGACGCTGCCTGAAGTTATGAGAGAGAAACTGGCGGTATATTTCTAA
- a CDS encoding CinA family nicotinamide mononucleotide deamidase-related protein codes for MEKIYASLITIGDELLIGQTIDTNSAWMAQRLNEIGIWIQRRVAVGDDKAAIIKALEEEGKNSRIVLITGGLGPTADDITKPVLCEYFGGKLVQDEAALQNVLQLSAMRGLPVLQRNLDQALVPDVATIIQNKRGSAPGMWFEKGGSIYVSMPGVPHEMKGIMEHDVTGMLQARFETPALLHHTLITAGMGESFVAERIMDFENNLPKHIKLAYLPNYGLLKLRLTSISPDKQSAANELQHAFDTLKSLVGDILVAEKDVTMGEVLGEVLKAKKLKVGTAESCTGGKIASLITAIPGSSAYFNGSVVAYSYEVKQHVLGVQAETLEKHGAVSEKTVREMAEGALRVLDVDCVMAVSGIMGPDGGTEEKPVGSVWIAVGGKGKIVTKLHRFRYDRARNIDMTCVAAMNELRKWLEL; via the coding sequence ATGGAAAAGATCTACGCCAGCCTCATCACCATCGGAGATGAGTTGCTGATAGGCCAGACCATTGATACCAATTCCGCCTGGATGGCACAGCGGCTGAACGAGATAGGCATCTGGATCCAGAGAAGGGTAGCCGTGGGAGACGACAAAGCTGCTATCATCAAAGCGCTGGAAGAAGAAGGAAAGAATTCCCGGATCGTGCTTATTACCGGCGGTTTGGGACCAACGGCAGACGATATCACCAAACCGGTGCTTTGCGAATATTTTGGGGGCAAACTGGTACAGGATGAAGCGGCTTTACAGAACGTGCTGCAATTGTCTGCCATGCGCGGGCTGCCTGTGCTGCAACGGAACCTGGACCAGGCGCTGGTGCCGGACGTAGCGACTATCATACAGAATAAAAGAGGGTCTGCACCCGGCATGTGGTTTGAAAAGGGAGGAAGTATCTATGTATCTATGCCCGGTGTGCCGCATGAAATGAAAGGCATTATGGAGCATGATGTGACAGGCATGCTGCAGGCCCGTTTTGAAACACCTGCACTGCTGCATCATACATTGATCACGGCAGGTATGGGAGAGTCCTTTGTGGCAGAGCGGATCATGGATTTTGAAAACAATCTGCCCAAACATATCAAGCTGGCTTACCTGCCTAATTACGGGTTACTAAAACTGCGGCTCACGAGTATTTCCCCGGATAAACAATCTGCTGCAAACGAGCTGCAGCACGCCTTCGATACCCTGAAGTCCCTCGTGGGAGACATCCTCGTAGCAGAAAAAGATGTTACCATGGGAGAGGTGTTGGGAGAAGTACTGAAAGCAAAAAAGCTGAAGGTAGGTACAGCGGAGAGCTGCACCGGCGGCAAGATTGCCAGCCTGATCACAGCCATTCCCGGCAGTTCTGCCTATTTTAACGGCAGCGTGGTAGCGTACTCCTACGAAGTGAAACAGCATGTATTGGGTGTGCAGGCGGAAACATTGGAGAAACATGGTGCCGTAAGTGAAAAAACAGTGCGGGAAATGGCAGAAGGCGCATTGCGGGTATTAGACGTAGATTGCGTAATGGCAGTGTCTGGTATTATGGGGCCGGATGGGGGAACGGAGGAAAAACCGGTGGGATCTGTATGGATTGCTGTAGGTGGCAAAGGGAAGATCGTTACCAAACTGCACCGTTTCCGTTACGACCGTGCCCGGAATATTGATATGACCTGTGTGGCTGCCATGAACGAATTGCGGAAATGGCTGGAACTTTAA
- a CDS encoding dihydrolipoamide acetyltransferase family protein — translation MAIVELVMPKMGESIMEATILRWHKKPGDKVKLDETVLEIATDKVDSEVPSIAEGEITEVLFNENDVVPVGTVIARVQTAAGAAVAASPATPSPAAAAPKVVTDSHFQTAPARAEAVAPVSGEARFYSPLVLTIAQQEGVNFAELEKIPGSGTEGRVTKNDILDYIANRSNSTSTHIQEPEVVREAPRQQEVATVPASNSYGGNVEIIEMDRMRKLIAEHMVRSVHTSPHVTSFAEADVTNMVRWREQVKKDFEKREGEKITFMPLFVEAVVKCIKKFPLVNCSLDGDKIILKKDINIGMAAALPSGNLIVPVIRNADTLNLVGLTKQVNQLANAARQNRLKPEDTQNGTFTITNVGTFGSLTGTPIINQPQVAILAVGAIKKRPVVVETPQGDSIAIRHMMYLSMSYDHRIVDGSLGSTFLSAVAHEMENFDPGKEY, via the coding sequence ATGGCAATAGTCGAACTGGTGATGCCCAAAATGGGAGAAAGCATAATGGAAGCTACGATCCTGCGTTGGCACAAGAAGCCCGGTGATAAGGTGAAGTTAGATGAAACGGTGCTGGAGATAGCAACTGATAAAGTGGACAGTGAGGTGCCTTCCATTGCGGAAGGGGAGATCACCGAGGTCCTTTTTAATGAAAACGATGTGGTGCCCGTAGGTACTGTGATTGCACGTGTGCAGACAGCAGCAGGTGCTGCCGTGGCTGCTTCCCCTGCTACGCCATCCCCGGCGGCTGCAGCTCCCAAAGTTGTTACCGACTCGCATTTCCAGACAGCGCCTGCCCGTGCAGAAGCAGTTGCGCCTGTTTCCGGAGAAGCACGTTTTTATTCTCCTCTTGTACTCACTATTGCCCAACAGGAAGGCGTGAATTTCGCAGAACTGGAAAAGATCCCCGGTTCCGGAACTGAAGGCCGTGTTACCAAGAACGACATACTCGACTATATCGCTAACCGCAGCAATTCTACCTCCACACATATCCAGGAACCGGAAGTGGTAAGGGAAGCTCCAAGGCAGCAGGAAGTAGCTACAGTACCTGCTTCCAACAGCTATGGCGGTAATGTGGAGATCATTGAGATGGACCGCATGCGTAAACTGATTGCTGAGCATATGGTGCGCAGCGTACATACCAGCCCGCATGTGACCAGTTTTGCCGAAGCCGATGTTACCAATATGGTACGCTGGCGCGAACAGGTGAAGAAGGATTTTGAAAAACGCGAGGGAGAGAAGATCACCTTTATGCCTTTGTTTGTGGAAGCAGTGGTGAAATGCATTAAGAAGTTCCCGCTGGTGAACTGCTCACTGGATGGAGATAAGATCATCCTCAAGAAAGATATCAATATTGGTATGGCCGCAGCCCTGCCAAGCGGAAACCTCATAGTGCCGGTGATCCGCAATGCGGATACACTGAACCTGGTAGGCCTTACCAAACAGGTGAACCAGCTGGCCAATGCAGCCCGCCAGAACCGCCTGAAACCGGAGGATACGCAGAACGGCACCTTTACCATCACCAACGTAGGTACTTTTGGCAGCCTTACCGGTACGCCGATCATTAACCAGCCGCAGGTAGCTATCCTGGCGGTAGGGGCTATCAAGAAACGCCCGGTAGTGGTAGAAACGCCCCAGGGCGACTCTATCGCCATCCGCCATATGATGTACCTTTCCATGTCCTACGACCACCGGATCGTGGATGGTTCGCTGGGTTCTACCTTCCTGAGCGCCGTGGCGCATGAGATGGAGAATTTTGATCCAGGCAAAGAATACTAA
- a CDS encoding RNA recognition motif domain-containing protein, producing MNIYVANLHYRLNDEDLHQIFSEFGTVTSAKIIKDHETGRSRGFGFVEMANQEEGTKAMESLNGSEVEGKQLMVNEARPKQANGGGGNRGGGNRGGGGGYGGGGGRGRY from the coding sequence ATGAACATCTACGTAGCCAACCTGCACTACAGGTTGAACGATGAGGACCTTCACCAAATCTTTAGCGAATTCGGGACAGTTACCTCTGCAAAAATCATCAAAGATCATGAAACCGGTCGTTCACGTGGTTTCGGATTTGTAGAAATGGCAAACCAGGAAGAAGGAACTAAAGCGATGGAGAGTCTGAACGGTAGTGAAGTGGAAGGCAAGCAACTGATGGTGAACGAAGCTCGTCCTAAACAAGCCAATGGCGGTGGTGGAAACAGAGGTGGTGGAAACCGTGGTGGCGGTGGTGGATACGGTGGCGGCGGTGGCCGTGGTCGTTACTAA
- a CDS encoding DUF4230 domain-containing protein — translation MKKIIQWIVVILLIVFIFWLGQWFGSKKVNQSILSNSLIVREIAELASLEVQGNASIKRSNVDNSGGWWDNLSKVLAENTVWVTVPYTAKYGVNIDDKNFTVTLKEKRVVIQLPAPALLSYELRLNQMETANKKGWLMFSDDETYTDVQKKLYETSREQLKQNNIYIEQSKEKIRQIIGNYYKPLGYEVEVKFGNEPGKVLKLD, via the coding sequence ATGAAAAAGATCATTCAGTGGATCGTAGTTATTCTGCTTATTGTATTCATCTTTTGGCTGGGCCAGTGGTTCGGCTCTAAAAAAGTGAACCAGTCTATATTGTCCAATAGCCTGATCGTACGCGAGATCGCCGAACTGGCTAGCCTTGAAGTACAGGGAAATGCTTCCATCAAACGCAGCAATGTGGATAACAGCGGTGGCTGGTGGGATAACCTCAGTAAGGTGCTTGCAGAAAATACGGTTTGGGTAACTGTTCCTTATACCGCTAAATATGGTGTGAATATAGATGATAAGAACTTCACGGTTACACTGAAAGAAAAACGGGTGGTAATACAGCTTCCGGCCCCTGCATTGCTGAGTTACGAGCTGCGCCTTAACCAGATGGAAACGGCGAATAAAAAGGGTTGGCTGATGTTTTCTGATGATGAAACATATACAGACGTACAGAAGAAATTGTACGAAACTTCCCGCGAACAATTAAAGCAGAACAACATTTACATCGAGCAAAGTAAAGAGAAGATCCGCCAGATCATCGGCAATTATTACAAGCCCCTGGGATATGAAGTGGAAGTGAAATTCGGGAATGAACCGGGCAAAGTATTGAAGCTGGATTAA
- a CDS encoding GNAT family N-acetyltransferase, with the protein MIHIETTHKGYRISTDKSQLQIDVIYRYLSEESYWAKDIPRSFVERSIANSLCFGIYHEKEQVGFARVITDLTTFGYLADVFVLPAHRGKGLSKWLMEVILAHPDLTTLRRFMLATQDAHGLYKQFGFDALPHPDRVMGKQMNGTYTDMKRSS; encoded by the coding sequence ATGATACATATTGAAACAACCCACAAAGGATACAGGATCAGTACAGACAAAAGCCAGTTACAAATAGATGTGATCTATCGGTATTTATCTGAAGAATCATATTGGGCAAAGGATATCCCCCGCAGTTTCGTGGAAAGATCCATAGCCAATTCTCTCTGTTTTGGCATCTATCATGAAAAAGAACAGGTCGGTTTTGCAAGGGTGATCACTGACCTTACCACCTTCGGTTATCTCGCAGATGTATTTGTGCTGCCTGCTCACCGTGGCAAGGGATTATCCAAATGGCTGATGGAAGTGATCCTCGCACATCCTGATCTGACAACGCTTCGCAGGTTTATGCTGGCCACGCAGGATGCGCATGGTTTGTACAAACAGTTTGGTTTTGATGCGCTCCCGCATCCGGATCGTGTAATGGGCAAACAAATGAACGGCACTTATACAGACATGAAAAGATCATCATGA
- a CDS encoding DUF6597 domain-containing transcriptional factor translates to MNTYYLRPKDTLQPFVQQYIVLQNITSAADIAQKKLFTLGKQYLVFIQKGALAFKPNDHASFELPEASVTGPFTCAVNARVTGPLNAVVVQLNAYASHRLMGISMESVTNYFRDLTKVDSSWQFTAKALNNADNLDTIQNILDRVLEDLLPKQKPALRQVDEMVDYLAAQKGQVEMLDLALRFKTSRHTLERQFMEVTGLTPQLYSRILRRQRYA, encoded by the coding sequence ATGAACACCTATTACCTTCGTCCTAAAGATACTTTGCAACCTTTTGTGCAACAGTATATTGTTCTGCAAAACATCACATCAGCTGCAGACATTGCTCAGAAAAAGCTTTTTACATTAGGTAAACAGTACCTGGTATTCATTCAAAAAGGCGCATTGGCATTCAAACCAAATGATCATGCATCTTTTGAATTACCGGAAGCGTCTGTAACAGGCCCTTTTACCTGCGCAGTAAATGCCCGTGTAACAGGCCCGCTGAATGCAGTAGTAGTACAACTCAATGCCTACGCCAGCCACAGGCTGATGGGTATCAGCATGGAGTCCGTTACCAATTACTTCCGCGACCTTACTAAAGTAGACAGCAGCTGGCAATTCACTGCCAAAGCGCTGAACAATGCTGATAACCTGGACACTATCCAGAACATCCTGGACAGAGTGCTGGAAGACCTGCTGCCAAAACAAAAACCTGCATTACGCCAGGTAGATGAAATGGTAGATTATCTCGCCGCACAAAAAGGACAGGTGGAAATGCTGGACCTGGCTTTACGCTTCAAAACCAGTCGCCATACACTGGAACGCCAGTTTATGGAAGTGACCGGCCTTACACCGCAATTATACTCCAGGATACTGCGCAGGCAACGTTACGCTTAA
- a CDS encoding S9 family peptidase: protein MKRSIRWFVSLSVLLPLGALAQSKKPLDHTVYDGWQSIGTKAISNNGQWAIYTITPQEGDATLVIRNLKNGQQLDVPRGTAPVITEDSRFVVFTIKPFFKEVRQARIKKKKPDEMPKDSLGFIELGQTSITKVAAVKSFKTPEKGSGLLAYLVDKPKTDTAAAKGAKKPAPAKTGAGEPAGTAADKDIPRNSGTTAADADEDTPGGSAGSTAGDLVIHYLGSNAPQDTVKSVTSYTISKPGNKIVLVTNPPKKDSLAKPGVWLWDVAGRKADTLSRGHGSFVQFVFDEKGQQVAYLGSRDSAKALQKSFSLYYYKPAQDSAHIAVTRSTAGIPQKWGVSEDGIPGFSKNGERLFFGTAPIQPPKDTTIVEFEVAKVDIWNYQDDYLQPMQLKNLDRDLKKNYAAVYFPQQNRVVQLSDQEMETFVIADEGNAAYGLGTTDKGQRVALQWTGSTLKTAYAVNINTGERRMVVEKLDGNFFISPKGRFIYWFSQPFGKWFCYEIATANSSDISAAIPVQITDEEMDMPDYPGPYGISGWLENDKYVYINDRYDIWQTDPTGKETPVMITNGLGRKTKTVLRNVRLNREDRFFKPKQSLLLEAQSDSSKFGGFYSLKLNDKKGPQLIVMGPYSYQGTEKAKQADVYLFQRANYIESPDVFAGANIASAERISRINPQQQQYNWGTAELIKWDTYNGKTTEGILYKPEDFDPNKRYPVLIYFYEKLTDGLYTYQAPAPTPSRLNISFFVSRGYVVLAPDIRYENGRPGKSAYDYIVSGAEALAKNPWIDRSNMGIQGQSWGGYQVCHLITATTLFKAAWAGAPVANMTSAYGGIRWESGMNRQFQYEHTQSRIGATLWEKPELYIENSPLFHLPKVTTPLAIMSNDADGAVPWYQGIEMFTGLRRLGKPVWLLNYNNEAHNLIQRQNRKDIQIREQQFFDHFLKGAPAPQWLSKGVPATEKGKNWGFDY from the coding sequence ATGAAACGATCTATAAGATGGTTCGTATCCCTATCCGTACTGTTACCATTAGGAGCACTGGCCCAATCCAAAAAACCACTGGACCATACAGTGTATGACGGCTGGCAGAGCATTGGCACCAAAGCCATCAGCAACAACGGGCAATGGGCAATTTATACGATCACACCACAGGAGGGAGACGCTACCCTGGTGATCCGTAACCTGAAGAACGGGCAGCAGCTTGATGTTCCCCGGGGCACGGCCCCCGTGATCACAGAAGACTCCCGCTTTGTGGTATTCACGATCAAACCCTTTTTCAAAGAGGTAAGGCAGGCCCGGATCAAGAAAAAGAAACCGGATGAAATGCCAAAGGACTCACTGGGGTTCATTGAATTAGGGCAAACCAGTATTACAAAAGTAGCTGCTGTAAAATCCTTTAAAACACCTGAAAAAGGGAGTGGCCTGCTGGCTTACCTGGTAGATAAACCCAAGACGGATACTGCTGCAGCAAAAGGTGCTAAAAAACCAGCACCCGCTAAAACCGGTGCAGGCGAACCGGCAGGCACGGCAGCAGATAAAGACATCCCCCGCAACTCAGGTACTACTGCCGCTGATGCTGACGAAGATACTCCGGGTGGAAGCGCCGGCTCCACAGCAGGAGACCTGGTGATCCATTACCTCGGCAGCAATGCCCCGCAGGATACTGTAAAAAGCGTTACCAGCTATACCATCAGCAAACCCGGTAACAAGATCGTACTCGTAACCAATCCGCCTAAAAAAGATTCACTCGCCAAACCAGGTGTATGGTTATGGGATGTGGCCGGCAGAAAAGCAGATACCCTAAGCCGCGGACACGGCTCCTTTGTACAGTTCGTATTTGATGAAAAAGGGCAGCAGGTAGCATACCTTGGCAGCCGCGACAGTGCAAAAGCTTTACAGAAATCCTTCTCCTTATATTATTACAAACCTGCGCAGGACAGTGCGCACATTGCTGTTACAAGATCCACCGCAGGCATCCCGCAGAAGTGGGGCGTTTCAGAGGATGGCATACCCGGTTTCTCTAAGAACGGAGAACGTTTGTTCTTTGGCACCGCGCCGATCCAACCACCAAAAGATACCACCATCGTGGAATTTGAAGTGGCAAAAGTGGATATCTGGAACTACCAGGATGACTACCTGCAACCGATGCAGTTAAAGAACCTGGACCGTGATCTGAAAAAGAATTACGCAGCTGTGTACTTCCCGCAGCAGAACCGCGTGGTGCAGCTAAGTGACCAGGAAATGGAAACATTTGTTATTGCAGATGAAGGAAATGCAGCATACGGCCTCGGCACTACAGACAAAGGCCAGCGTGTAGCATTACAGTGGACGGGCAGCACATTGAAAACAGCTTATGCTGTGAACATCAATACCGGCGAGCGCCGCATGGTGGTAGAAAAACTGGACGGGAACTTTTTCATTTCCCCGAAAGGCCGTTTCATCTATTGGTTTTCTCAACCTTTCGGAAAATGGTTCTGCTATGAGATCGCCACTGCCAATTCGAGCGATATCAGCGCTGCTATTCCTGTACAGATCACAGATGAGGAAATGGACATGCCGGACTATCCGGGCCCATACGGCATCAGCGGATGGCTGGAAAATGATAAGTATGTGTACATCAACGATCGCTATGATATCTGGCAAACAGACCCGACAGGTAAAGAAACGCCGGTAATGATCACCAATGGATTAGGGCGGAAAACAAAAACCGTACTCCGTAATGTACGCCTCAACCGGGAAGATCGTTTCTTCAAACCCAAACAATCCCTGCTGCTGGAAGCACAAAGCGATTCTTCCAAATTCGGCGGTTTCTATTCCCTCAAACTGAATGATAAAAAAGGCCCGCAGCTAATTGTGATGGGCCCCTATTCTTACCAGGGAACAGAAAAGGCAAAACAGGCAGATGTATATCTTTTCCAGCGTGCTAATTATATTGAATCCCCGGATGTATTTGCAGGCGCCAATATTGCTTCCGCAGAACGCATCAGCCGGATCAACCCGCAACAGCAACAATATAACTGGGGTACTGCGGAACTGATCAAATGGGATACTTATAATGGCAAAACCACAGAAGGGATCCTCTACAAACCGGAAGACTTTGATCCTAACAAACGTTACCCGGTACTGATCTATTTCTATGAGAAACTCACAGATGGATTGTATACCTACCAGGCTCCGGCTCCCACGCCATCAAGACTGAACATCTCTTTCTTTGTAAGCCGCGGATACGTTGTATTGGCGCCGGATATCCGTTATGAAAACGGCCGGCCCGGTAAGAGCGCCTACGATTATATTGTAAGCGGTGCGGAAGCATTAGCTAAAAATCCATGGATAGATCGCAGCAATATGGGCATCCAGGGGCAAAGCTGGGGAGGTTACCAGGTATGTCACCTGATCACGGCCACTACCCTGTTCAAAGCAGCATGGGCCGGGGCGCCGGTAGCGAATATGACCAGTGCTTATGGAGGCATCCGCTGGGAAAGTGGCATGAACCGCCAATTCCAGTATGAACATACCCAAAGCCGGATCGGCGCTACCCTCTGGGAAAAACCGGAGTTATATATAGAGAACTCCCCGCTCTTCCACCTGCCCAAAGTAACCACGCCGCTGGCCATTATGTCCAACGACGCTGATGGCGCCGTGCCCTGGTACCAGGGAATTGAAATGTTCACCGGTCTCCGCCGCCTGGGCAAACCGGTTTGGCTGCTCAATTATAATAATGAAGCACACAACCTCATACAACGCCAGAACCGGAAAGATATCCAGATCCGGGAACAGCAGTTCTTTGATCATTTTCTAAAAGGAGCACCTGCCCCGCAATGGTTAAGCAAGGGGGTTCCTGCCACGGAAAAGGGAAAGAATTGGGGATTTGACTATTGA
- a CDS encoding DMT family transporter → MKKAFLQLHLSVFLAGFTGILGKLITLNEGLLVWYRLLFTAVTMFVLFRWQGRLQKLPLQAILRIGGTGFIVAMHWIFFYGSIKYANVSIGVVCFSLTSLFTAIFDPLINRRAFDKVEMLLSLLTLAGILLIFHFDTQYRTGIILGIISSMFAALFTVFNKRLVAKYNTENITFYELGIGFLGLSLLLPFYLHAFPVASLVPSFMDLVYLLVLAWFCTVLMYTLSMNALKKISAFTVNLCFNLEPLYSIILAFILFHENKLLRSEFYLGLGLILLSVALQMVRVFRQNRRSKLA, encoded by the coding sequence ATGAAAAAAGCATTCTTACAACTTCATCTCTCCGTTTTTTTAGCTGGTTTTACCGGTATCCTCGGTAAGCTCATTACTTTGAACGAAGGTTTATTGGTCTGGTACCGTTTACTGTTCACAGCGGTGACCATGTTCGTATTATTCCGCTGGCAGGGCCGTTTGCAAAAGCTGCCGCTGCAGGCTATTTTACGTATAGGCGGCACCGGGTTCATCGTAGCCATGCACTGGATCTTCTTTTACGGCAGCATCAAATATGCGAACGTATCCATCGGTGTGGTTTGTTTTTCACTCACCAGTTTATTTACCGCCATCTTTGATCCCCTGATCAACCGGCGGGCTTTCGATAAAGTGGAAATGCTGCTGAGCCTGCTCACCCTGGCCGGCATCCTCCTGATCTTTCATTTTGATACACAATACCGCACGGGTATCATACTCGGTATTATCTCTTCCATGTTTGCCGCCCTGTTTACCGTATTCAACAAACGGCTGGTAGCGAAATACAATACAGAGAACATCACCTTTTATGAACTGGGCATTGGTTTCCTTGGCCTGTCCCTCCTGCTGCCCTTTTACCTGCATGCCTTTCCGGTGGCATCCCTGGTCCCTTCTTTCATGGACCTTGTATACCTCCTGGTCCTGGCCTGGTTCTGCACGGTACTTATGTACACCCTCTCCATGAATGCGCTTAAAAAGATCTCCGCCTTTACGGTGAACCTTTGTTTCAACCTGGAGCCTTTATACAGCATCATCCTGGCATTTATCCTTTTTCATGAGAACAAATTATTGCGGAGCGAATTCTACCTGGGCCTGGGCCTGATCTTACTTTCTGTAGCACTGCAAATGGTAAGGGTGTTCCGGCAGAACCGGCGCAGCAAGCTTGCTTAA
- a CDS encoding polyprenol monophosphomannose synthase, whose protein sequence is MEKLVIIPTYNEKDNIHRIIDAVFALQQDFHVLIVDDGSPDGTGNIVKELQTKYAGQLFLEERSGKLGLGTAYIHGFKWALARNYEYITEMDADFSHNPADLVRLHHACAAEGADVSVGSRYVKGGNTENWPWDRAVLSYGASIYVRLITWIPVKDATAGFVCYKRRVLEKIQLDKIQFVGYAFQIEMKFTAWKLGFKIKEVPITFIDRKEGYSKMSKGIVKEGILGVLKIQWQSLFGK, encoded by the coding sequence TTGGAAAAATTAGTTATCATACCAACGTACAATGAAAAGGACAATATCCACCGGATCATTGACGCGGTATTCGCATTACAGCAGGATTTCCATGTACTTATTGTAGATGATGGCTCTCCGGATGGTACCGGCAACATCGTAAAAGAACTGCAAACAAAGTATGCGGGGCAGTTATTCCTGGAAGAACGCAGTGGCAAGCTGGGGCTTGGCACCGCGTATATCCATGGCTTTAAATGGGCCCTTGCAAGAAACTACGAGTATATTACAGAAATGGATGCGGACTTCTCCCATAACCCGGCAGACCTTGTTCGCTTACATCATGCCTGTGCAGCAGAAGGAGCAGATGTTTCCGTAGGCTCCCGTTATGTAAAAGGAGGCAATACAGAAAACTGGCCCTGGGACCGTGCCGTACTATCCTACGGGGCCTCCATCTATGTACGCCTCATCACCTGGATCCCCGTGAAAGACGCCACCGCAGGTTTTGTATGTTACAAACGCCGGGTGCTGGAAAAGATCCAACTGGATAAGATCCAGTTTGTGGGATATGCGTTCCAGATAGAAATGAAATTCACCGCCTGGAAACTGGGCTTTAAAATAAAGGAAGTGCCTATCACTTTCATTGACCGCAAGGAAGGCTATTCTAAAATGAGCAAAGGCATTGTGAAAGAAGGCATTTTAGGTGTGTTGAAGATCCAGTGGCAGAGCCTGTTTGGCAAATGA